In the Zingiber officinale cultivar Zhangliang chromosome 5A, Zo_v1.1, whole genome shotgun sequence genome, TCATAATCGTGCGTGTCGACACTGGATTTGattcttataataaaattgtGCATCTGGATGTAGTTCAGCAAGTTCTTGAGTTTTTTAGAAAACGATTAATGTGTAAATGCTTTCTGGACTTGCATTAGCTGGATCTTAATGCGTAAACAAAGATATTTGGCTTTTCTAATATATTGCCAGGGGATCAAATACATCATGATTGTGCAATAGCAAATCTATCAGCAAATATAATTTCAAAGGCTTCAGAGttggatttgaaaacaaaaaacaaagaGATGTATTGGGACTCTTTGATGAAAGAAAATTCAACAATTGATAAAGGGTGCAGATTTTTCAAAAGCTtacttaatttttagattttttaaaagggcctatttatttttcattttattcctCCTATCAATTATTATAATGCTGCATTTAAAAAATTTCATTGTGGTAAAAATATCACTGTATATTAGATTTCAAAAACAATATTACTATGGTgctgtattttaaaaattaacactaTAATTTATAATGGacatttcaaaaataatatcactTTGGTGGTGTATAAATCAGCATCATACTGAATGTGTTCTTTGAATTGTTATTTGAAATTCAACATTACAGTAAATATTGTTCTTTAAATATAACACCACAAGGATTGACGCAACGAGTAAAATAAGAATAAGTGTGAAAATTTTAAAAGGTTaaatatatcttttaaaaattttacaattttaaataCGCTTTTAGTCAAATTGCCGAAGAAAGTTCTCCAGGAAAAGCTGCTGTTCAATCGAGCCTCTGCAGACGCAATCTCTAAACTAGATTTCTGGGGCAAAGCTGCAGTTGAATCACGGCTCAGCCTTTGCTAGCGCAATGATGCGTCCGCCTACCTCTGAGTTTCAGATAGGGCCTCGTTGACAAAAAGTTTAATAATTTCGAAGAAAAACAAACAATCCACGCTCCTGTCTTATCACTAAAACTTTCTGTCAATGATTCCACGTATGCCGCTCTTGGACTCTTGTACTTTTGCAGATCAAATGCTTGGCGAAGCACAGTCGATTTCAGCCTGGCTTCATCGAAGAGTTGCTTAGGCTAACATTCCTCCTTATCAGGGTTCCTATCATCCTCCTCATCCTCAGTGAAAGCCACTCCGCTAGCTTTCAATGAGGATGGACAGTCCTACCACGTAGGCTCGTTTTCTATATTATCTGCTTATTCTTTCGTCATGGGAATCTTAAGCGCCAAGAAAACATGATGTGAGATTGCAACCTGAAGAGATTGATTGCTGCCTCATATCTCTACCTATTAAATTACAAGTAACGCTATTTAACTTCACCGAATATCTTCATTTAGTTTATGCGTGTGGTTTTGCAGTTTCGATCAGTTCATGTTGGTGGTTGCATAGTTAGGTATCCCAACAATACACTACTCGAAGTCCATTTCTGCTGAAAAGCTTCAGCATTGAGATTTACACTAATTACAACCTCACTTATTCTCCTATCATTACAACAATCTCTCCACCTTTAGATGTCCACTGCTACAATTCTCTGTTGCAATGGCCCAGCTTCATACCAAAGTAATAcagagtggccggccatcttctcttGTTGCTGTTGATCACATGATGTTGCAGGAGTTTGGATTGTCCTGAGCACTGGGAACATAGTAATACTGTGCGGTTGGGTAAGGATTGTAGTTCATGGGAGGATAGTAGTAAAATTTGTATGGATTCACAAACTCTGGTGTCATTTGTGACTCGAGGGGCTCCTTCTTGGGCACCTCCTTCATAGCCTCCTCTTTCTTGGCCTCTTCTTTGATCTCTTCCTTTTTGGACTCCTCCTTGGCCTcctctttcttctcttcctttgcttcttccttctttgcttcctcCTTCTTTggctcttccttcttctcctccttggcaGGTCCAATTGAGACTATGTTTGTGTGCCAAAATTTTCTCAGTTTTGTGACGACGCTCACGGGGTCAACCGATCCGATCACTGTCATTGTTTTCGCATTCGTATCGATTCTGATTGAATCAATCCCTGTGTAGAAAAATGTGATATAGTTTGTAGAAATAGATCAAAGACACAACATGGTGGAAAAGAGGGAGGTGAGGTACCTTGAAGGATGGAGACAGCCTTCATGGCCTTCTGCTTATCCTTGACATCATTTAGCTCCAATTTAAGTACAATTTTCTGCAAAAGAAGCTCAGATAATTAGAACATGGAAGAAAATATGCCATTTTTGAGATGCAGACACAATTTCATCAAGCACTAATCTCTATAAGATTGACTtcattcagaaaaaaaaaagggaagataAACTGACCTTCATCCCCTGTACGAGAGTTGTAAAGAGTCCCAATGAATAAGCAGAAAGTAGAATGGAATGGAATGGAATGAAAGAAACATTTTTATAGTGTGGCTGTCCTAAAGTGGTGGTTGTTTTGTCACTTTAGGAATCAAGTTGTCCATAGAAAAGAAAACACTAGTATTTGTGCATGGAGATGCACTAAAAAATAATTCAATCTTCTGCTGGAAGATTTAAACTGTGTGAAAGCGAAAAAAAATACTTTTGGTAAACTCAATAGGCAAAGTGAACTTTCTGTCTCATGAAAATTAATCAATGACAAATACTTCCACCATCTCTGCACCTTCCTTGCACCTGTAAGGTATCATTAACAACCATAATAATAACAAATACTGTTGTGGGGATAAGTTCTCTGGCATATATAGCTCCTGAATCATGTCTTTGATCCAATCTCCCAACAATGCAAGAATCCAAAAGCTCATGCAGATTTCACTACAAGATAAGAAATGTTGACATAAGGCCCATAAATTCACTGAAAAGAGTGTTGTTACCATTGCAGTAAGCTCGAATTGTTCTGGAAGAGAATTTAAGAAACAAGACGTAATGAACCAAGAAACACTAGCTCCCATTTAACCAACTCTTTAACTCACGGGCTATCTTCTGATAGCAATCTTAAGTTGGTAAAGCAGGAGGGCTTAATTTGGTTATCATTGACTCATGAGTTCATTAGAACAAACTAGAGAAAACTCTTTTGTTTTATGTCTTGCCATACGGAATATAACCAAACATGTAGTTCATGGAGATCATGAGACACAAGCTCCATTGATCTGATACAGGACTGAGGACTAGGCAACATGATGCCTCAATGGTATAGTTAGAAGAAGTCCTAGCAACACGTCTCTTTAAGAAGCCAGTACTGAACCAAAAGTATGTTGAATTCAAGCTCCGTATTTAGGTGCTTTCCAAAGCTTAAATGCCACCTCATAGAGAAACCGATCAGCAAGTATTGCGAGATTACCTCCTCGCTGCACCACAAGAATGAAAGCAAATGTCAAGTTGCAGATCAGTTAAGAGGATAGATATTAAATAGCCTATCAAAGGATACAGTGTAATTCAGTAAGTTGATGTGTTTGCataaagatgaaatattcaaCAAACTAAATAGTCCAAAGAGGCCGTTCAGAATGAAGAATTGTTTAAGCACAAAGAAATCCATGTTTGAAACTAATAATTGCAGACAAGTGTCTAATCTGCATCCCTCTTTCTAAATATCAAACAGACATTCCTCTTTTTTTTCaaagaataaattattttaagcAACATCACATTATTctgttaaaaatcattttaattttcagcagaagatcaaaatcaatttcaagctTATCAAAAGTTTGCATATCACTGGCATTTGTTCTGCACAAAATCACTGGAAAGGTTTGTTTCTCCATAAACAAGAatcaagaaattcaacagtttgtCTTTAAAATCATCAAACTTTAATCTAAATTCTAAACTCCCAATTAAAATCAAATATCAGTTTTTTGCCTCCCGGAACATTCAGCAATTTGTATTTAAATATTTTGATTTAAACTATGTATGTTTGCTCGAAATAAGAAAACAAAGTAAAAAAAGGTAgccttttgtttaaaaaaaataaagagagtcACCCCATTAATGACTTAGGAAAAGACAAAAAACATCCAAGATATTAATCTACGAAATCTTGCAAAAATAATAACTTATTTGAATACAAGTGGGACGAAGATTTTTTTTCACTTAAGAGTATACAAGTTATTTAGTATATTCCAagactaaaaaaataaaagattatagttactatactattttttttaattattatctaaaagtatttctaagaatcttcttttaattctaaaactaaaaaataaaagacAGACATATAAGAAAACATTATTTTCAATAGAGTCAACTTAGCCCTAGATAATATCAAAAAATTGTGAGTatcaataaataaacaaattgcaATGAACTCAATTAGCTGATATAAAACATTGTTCTTTAGCAAAGCATTTTTTTTACCTCCCTGAAATCATCAAAACAGAATCTCATGGCCATATCCCGGCGAGTTACACCCTCCTGCCACTGTGCAATCAACATTGGATGGTGATGCCTGCAATTATCTGATAGGTGATAAACAACTTCCTAACCATATTTAAGTAAAGGTGTCAAAAATAACTTAAACCTGATGTCAGGCAATATGTTTCCGCCTTTCATGGTGTAGCTTTGGCGAGGACGAAGTAACAATAGATCAGAATTTGTTTCTGCAAATGAGTTCAGATTCAAGGAGAAATGCTGGTCTCCACCAGAAACAGCACCATAACTTAACACAACAGAAAAGTGTAGACGAGAAGCCACCAGTGATCCAGGATGAGCAACATTCACTACCCCACCTACTAATTTGTTGAAAAAATTAATATCGGTGCTGATGACCTTCCCATTTTTCTCATCATTTAATTTATGATCTGGTGTGATGTGCAAAAACACCAAATCAAAATCATAATCTTCAAGAACTTCTCCATCTAAAAATCCTAGAAGCTTCAGCAATTCTAACCCGATAGCATTGCTATCAAAATTTCCATTGGGATCAACACTAGCATGAATCCTCTTGATCAAATCAGAAAATTGTGAAACACTAAATCCAAGATTTGAAGCAAAAGATCCGACAATGGGGCAATTAGTAAACATGGCAGCTCTGAGATCCATAAACCTGAATAATCATAAAGATAGTCTATTTTCACATTAAAGAATTATTATAAGAGTAAGTAGTAAGAAATTTTGTAATTGATACACCCAAAACACCTTATAATAATGTGCTCTTTAGGATAATACTGCAATTGCCATCCACATAAAATATGTAGACATCAAGGGTATTGAGCATAGTTAAAGatgataataatatttaaaaCATAGTGCATAGAAAGTAAAAGTACAAAAATAAGTCATTGTCGCATTTATGACATAAGACTAAGATAAAAGAAGAACGCAACAACCTCTCTGACGACCTTGCTCTTCTTTCAACCCGCACACTAGGCTGctcattaaaatttaaaaagaattattaaaCCAACATGGGTCAGCATCAAGGTTGAGTGGGCTCCCCTCAAGTCAAGGTCAGAACAGttataaaataaatgtaagagGTCAAATAAAATAAAGGCGAATTAAGAAGAAGCATCAAGGAATAAGAGCAAAGCACCATATGCATGAACACAAATATTAGATCATAGAACGCAAACTTACAACCTGTGTGGTCTATGGAGAAACTCTCATGCTCATTTGGAGCAATATACACACCTACCACAATCAGCCATTGTCCTCATTGAGATTACAAACCGTATTGTTGCCACAGTCAACAACTTGAATGGACCACAACAGAACATATACTATGAATGGTTCTAAATTCTCACATCGTGACACTAAACGAGTGTTCAGGTATGACAATATAAGAGTAATTACAATTATTAAGAAAATAAGTATGGACAATAATAAAGGATGGATCGTACTCTATTGATTAATAGAAACGTTCTATGATAGTTAAATCTCTTTGTGACACAGAATTTAATCAAGGTTAATTGATTTCACTAAAATCAAACGAGAAAGTAGATAGTCCAGATTAATTGATTAATCTTGAGTTATTCTATTTAATTTCAGAGAATTGCTGCCAATTAATTCAGACTAATTTGTGAAAATAATTCAGACTAATGAAGTAGGATTAAATAATTAACATAGTTGCAGTCAGATTAACTAGTTAACATAATTATAATGGCAATATGGTACTGTCATTATGTCATCAAATTTTTAAACTGTATGCTGCTTCTGCTTCATAAGACATTTGAGTAAATGGTCTGCAGTTATGACCAACTAGCAGCTTGAACTTGTTTATCATCTTTTCTTCAGGTGTCTAATGGCGCCATGGCAGTGGAAGGACAGAGGATAGTTCCAAATAAAATTGCCATTAGTGGGGATGAATTTTCTCGTTCAAAACCTGAGGATGGATTAAGGTGAGGCAAAGGACCGGAAGGGCCAGCAACAATCTGATGCAAAAGGTTGGCTATATGTCATATGGCTGAGCAAATGTGCGGGAAATGATCACCCATCTGGACAGAATTCGTCCACACTTAGTGTATATGTGGCAACAAGGCCGTCTTGCAGGAAATTTTCAGGATGCTCGGCAGATAAGTCTGTATGCTATGTGCTATTCTAATCTCTGCGTTCAAATCCTATCTGTGTGCATGCAACCTTATCTGCTCATTTTTGTCGAAATTCTTTTTGTGTGCATGCGACGTCACAACAAAGACTTGCTGTTTTTGCCCCGTGTGGTTTTGGTCTTTTAAAGTGTTGGACTGGGCTATATAAAGCTCCAACCAGTGCACTGTATGCTTACCTTATCTGCTCTTTTAATGCTGCCTGCATTGGTAAATTCCGATCCACTACATGCTactgcttttttttttttaaaataattattataatattataaattaGTTCTGGTAACTAATTATTTAGGTTTTAGTTACAATCTAAATTTGGCTTCCTCTCTGAACAATTCTAGGAGTTATGTAGAACTAAAGAATTAATTTCATTTAACCTGAATTTTATTCTGATTACAGTTTGCTACATAGATTTTGAtcttaatagatttttgtttCATTAAACATAAAATTTTTTATCAGTAAATCATAAATTGAATTTGCATAAAATTCCGGATCACCTGAGCTAGAGACTACTGAGGTTCTTATCTAATTCTGTTTAATTCTAGTCAAACCAATTATAACCTTAATTGAATTCTGCATCAATTGTCATAGAGTAGCATCATTTTGCTTTTCTCATTCTTTATACATATATCCTTAATAATAATTATTGCATTATTGTGTTAGCATACTAACATATTTAGCCACATAATATATGTATGCTCATACTGTGTCATGTGGTGGTCCCATTAAAGACTTAAAGGGGGTGGTTCATTGTCCCAATGAGGACAACGGTGAAGTACACTGTGACAGGTGATATCTTGCTCAAAGGGAGTTTCTCAAAGATATACAATAATTGCTTTACTCTTACACCTCCATGTTTTTTCTTAATTGATACATTTACTATATTATTGTTTTGACTTGACATAGAGAAATCCAACTTCTACATAGTGCTGATGCCAATtgctttgataaaaaaatttcaaatctagTGAGTGGCCTAGCAAGCTAGCTGCAAAGGAGAGCAAGTTCATCTgagacaacaacaaccaagtcttttcccactaggtggagtcggctgtatgaatccttttacgccattgagctctatctcctattatatcatcatttatatttaaatatattttatcttgttttattattgctaaccaagtcttttttggtcttcctcttcctcgtttgatatgtatatttatcatagtttcacatcgcctaactggagcatttattggtcgtctaagtacatgtccgtaccatcttaaacgtgtctctcggagttttccctcaatagatgcaactccgactttctctctaatgctctcatttcttattttgtccatctttgtatgtccacacatccaccttaacatcctcatctctgtaactctcatcttctgctcgtgtgctcgagtcatagctcaacattcagctccatataacatagcaggtctaactgcggttttatagaacttacctttaagtttaagaggtacttgacggtcacataaaacactcgacgctcctctccatttcacccatcctgcttgtattctatgtaagacatctctctcaatccctccatcattttgtaaaaatgatcctaaatatttaaatcgctcggttccaggcaactcgtcctctcctatcttaataattatttcattacttctaatattgctaaacttaaattccatatattctgtttttaatctactaagcttaaaacctttcccttctagtgtttccctccaagattctagcttagcatttactccttcacgtgtctcatctaccaaaataatatcatctgcaaacaacatgcaccacggtactgtgtcttgaatgtacgcagtgagttcatccataattagtgtaaaaagataggaacttagagctgatccttgatgtaaccctatctttattggaaatgtttcagttactccgcctgaagtctttactctagtcgttacatcctcgtacatatccttaattagtttaatatat is a window encoding:
- the LOC121981777 gene encoding heavy metal-associated isoprenylated plant protein 39-like, which encodes MKKIVLKLELNDVKDKQKAMKAVSILQGIDSIRIDTNAKTMTVIGSVDPVSVVTKLRKFWHTNIVSIGPAKEEKKEEPKKEEAKKEEAKEEKKEEAKEESKKEEIKEEAKKEEAMKEVPKKEPLESQMTPEFVNPYKFYYYPPMNYNPYPTAQYYYVPSAQDNPNSCNIM
- the LOC121981776 gene encoding uncharacterized protein LOC121981776 — encoded protein: MSPSIDRRRFDSFRIGGEREVMADKPSRALVIYGDGHAKLVSPLHSHLHSFASRASCGFLSLRDPPDAQETENDRRIREIAQLLDAYDFNAAMEGYHTELNINRDNKDLPVPAISQRFMDLRAAMFTNCPIVGSFASNLGFSVSQFSDLIKRIHASVDPNGNFDSNAIGLELLKLLGFLDGEVLEDYDFDLVFLHITPDHKLNDEKNGKVISTDINFFNKLVGGVVNVAHPGSLVASRLHFSVVLSYGAVSGGDQHFSLNLNSFAETNSDLLLLRPRQSYTMKGGNILPDIRHHHPMLIAQWQEGVTRRDMAMRFCFDDFRERGGNLAILADRFLYEVAFKLWKAPKYGA